A stretch of the Chelonoidis abingdonii isolate Lonesome George chromosome 11, CheloAbing_2.0, whole genome shotgun sequence genome encodes the following:
- the MRPL34 gene encoding large ribosomal subunit protein bL34m: MGEGQEVIVLLLVNLFLLFFFTLPRFFLLQHVTASPSQPRTISILSDALGQPPSTSLSFRSAGIFQSIPRHLSPWSLQQIRTKARGNEYQPKNLKRKRTHGWIKRIRTPSGIEVILRRMLKGRKSLSH, translated from the exons ATGGGAGAGGGACAGGAG GTCATTGTCTTACTTCTTGTTAACCtctttctattgttttttttcactCTACCAAGATTCTTCCTGCTGCAGCACGTTACAGCCTCCCCCTCGCAGCCCAGGACAATTTCCATCCTCTCAGATGCTTTGGGGCAGCCTCCAAGCACCAGCCTGTCCTTCAGATCTGCAGGCATCTTCCAAAGCATCCCTAGACACCTGTCACCATGGAGCCTTCAACAAATACGCACCAAGGCACGCGGGAATGAATATCAGCCAAAGAACCTCAAGCGCAAGCGGACCCATGGCTGGATCAAGCGTATTAGAACTCCCAGTGGTATCGAGGTGATCCTCCGACGCATGCTGAAAGGCAGGAAATCGCTGAG